The DNA region CCAACTGGTCCGGCAGTCCTTCGGCGAGATCGACCGGCCCGGCGCACCGCCCGGCCCTCGGCCCACGACGAACCCCTCCACCGCCCCGCCGGTCGGCTGAGCACGCTGGTGGCCCTCGTTGTCGCCGATGCGCCCGGTGGGGCGAGCCGGGGATGACTACGCTGACCGCATGGCCGACACCCCGTCCGGCGGGCCCCTGCCGCCGTCGCCGCCCGTGCCCGTCGCACCGCCCGGCGGCTTCGGGGCGACCGGAATGCCGCGCCGCCGGCTCGGTTGGCGGCGTGCCCTGGTGCTGAGCGGGGCGATCGTGCTGATCGCGGCCAGCGCGATCTTCATGCTCTTCACCCTCGGCACCAACCTGGGCCTGGAGGCGTTGCTGATCGGCACCGCCGCCGCGATCCTGCCGGTTCCGGTGCTGGTGGCCTGCTTCCTCTGGCTGGACCGGTACGAACCGGAGCCGCTTAAATACCTGATCTTCTGCTTCGGCTGGGGTGCCTTCGTCTCCACCGCGGCATCCCTGCTGGTCAACGAGACCGCCGCCGGGTGGTTCGAGGATCAGGGCCTGCCCGTGGCGCTCACCGCCGTGCTGGTCGCCCCCTTCATCGAGGAGTTGACCAAGGCGATCGCCCCGATCCTGCTGCTGGTGTTCCGGCGTCGGGAGTGGTCCGGGATCACCGACGGCCTGGTCTACTGCGGGTTGTCCGCGCTCGGGTTCGCGATGGTGGAGAACATCCTCTACCTGGGCGGGCACGGGTACGCCTCGGGCGCGGAGCAGTACGGCCCGGCCACCGGGGCGCAGCAGGTGATCGCCATCTTCATCCTCCGGATCCTGCTGTTCGGCTTCGCTCATCCCCTGTTCACCGCGATGACCGGTATCGGGCTGGGCATCGCCGCGCGTACCGCGGACCGGCGGGTCCGGGTGCTGGCCCCGATCGCCGGTCTGCTGCTGGCGATGATGCTGCACGGGGCCTGGAACCTGATCCCCACCCTCACCCAGGCCACCGGCCAGGTGCTGATCTCCCTCTTCGGTTTCGTCGGGGTGATGATGCCGATCTTCTTCGGCATGGTCGGCCTGGCGGTGTGGCTGCGGGCCTGGGAGGGCCGCCTGACCGAGCGGATCCTGCCGGACTACGTCCGCGCCGGCTGGCTGACTCCGCCAGAGGTGGCGGCGTTGAGCAGCCTAGGTCGGCGACACGCGGCCCGGGCCTGGGCCCGCCGGGTGGCCGGTGACGCCGGGTTGCGCGCCATGCGGGGCTACCAGTTCGCGGCCACCCGGCTGGCCCTGCTGCGCGACGGTGCCCTGCGCGGGCTGGATCGCAAACCCGCCGATCGGGAGCGGACGGCGCGGGAGGAACGGGAGCTGCTGGACTCGATCAGCGCGTACCGGTCGTTCTTCGTGGGGCGGGACCCGCAGGCACCGGTCGGCGTCTGGGACGGCCACCGCTACCACCTGCGGTTTCCGGACGGGTCGCAGCGGGTGGTGCCGGCCCCGGAGGATCCGGTGGTCCCGATCCCGGTCGTGCTGGCCGCACCCCCGCCCCCGCCGCCCTACCCGCACCACCCCCCGCCGGGCTGGTACGGGCCCCGCCCGCCGGCACCCTGGCCACCGCAGTACTGAGCGGTTCGTCAGGGGCTGCGGGGCGGTCAGGTCATCAGGCTGGTCAGGAAGTCGCCGAATCCCTGGGCCATCATCACCAGGGCACCGCCGATCGCCTTGAACATCTGCGCCGCACCCTCCGGCCGGAAGGCCATGAAGTAGATCAGGAACGCCAGGCTTCCCCAGGCCAGCACCTTCTTGACAAATACCGGCATCGTCCCTCCCCAGGGCCGGTGGTGCGGCTGGCTTCCCGCCGGGGAGCGCGGCAAACGGCACTGGGGGTCTCACTGGGACGCCGGGCGGGGCCGGGCCAGGGCTCAGAGGTAGAGCCCGGTGGTGTTCTCCTCGATCCGTTCGGCGGCCACCGCGTGCACGTCACGCTCGCGCAGCAGCACGTAACCGCGCCCGTGCAACTCGACCTCGGAACGGTCGTCGGGGTCGAAGAGCACCCGGTCGCCGGAGACGATGGAGCGTACGTTCGGCCCGACTCCCACCGCGGTGGCCCAGGCCAGGCGCTTGCCGACGGCCGCGGTGGCCGGGATCACGATGCCGGCGGTCGAGCGCCGCTCACCCTCGCTTCCCTCCACCCGCACCAGGACGCGGTCATGCAGCAGCCGGATGGGCAGGCCGGAGTCGATGTTCTGGTCGGCTGTCACGCCGCAGACGCTACCGTGTCCTTTCCGGCAAGCCGCCGGTGGTCTGCGATTCACCGGACCGTCGGCGGGGCAATGTGGGGTGGAAACCTGGCCTACCGTCGCGTCTTCGGGCGTATCCTGTCCGCCCTGGCGCCGTTGCGGGCCGAATCATGCCGGGAGGTGCGCTTGAGCCGATTCGAGCGGTTACGCGGGCGGCTGCGCCGCGCCTACGAGTCGGGCCGGGACTCGGTCCGTGCCGCGCGCAACACCCCGCCCTACGTGCCCAAACCGGCCCGGGCGGCCTCCCCGGAGGAACCGGGCCCGGTGGCGCCGCCGGCGGCCACCGTGGTCGGGGCGGAACCCGGCCCGGCCCTGCACCACTCCACCTCCAGCCGCGACGACGCGGACGTGCCGCACGCCCTGCGCATCGCCGCCGCCTGGTCGTGGCGGCTGATCGTCGTCGGGGTGGTGTTCTGGGCGCTGGTGAAGCTGGTCAGCACCATCAGCATCGTGATCATTCCGCTGGCGGTGGCGATGCTGCTGTCGGCCTTGCTGGCCCCGGCGGTGGGCTGGCTGCTGCGGGCCCGGCTGCCGAAGTCGCTGGCCACCGCCGTGGTGCTGGTCGCCGGGCTCGGCGCGGTGATCGGCACGTTGACCCTGGTGGTGAACGAGTTCATCAAGGGCGTGCCGGAGCTGGCCGCCAAGTCGAGCCAGGGCCTGCAACAGATCCAGGACTGGTTGAAGACCGGGCCGCTGCACCTGTCGGACAACGACCTCGACCGCTATCTGGAAGAGGCCCAGCAGTGGGTCAACAACAACACCGAGCAGTTCACCAGCGGTGCCCTCTCCACCGCCAGCACCCTGGCCGAGGTGCTGACCGGTACGGTGCTGGTGCTGTTCGCGGCCTTCTTCTTTCTGCGTGACGGCAACATGATCTGGCGGTTCGTGGTCCGGCTGCTGCCGGTGGCCGCCCGCTGGAAGGTCGACGACGCCGGGCGGGCCGCCTGGGCCACCCTGGTCGCCTACGTGCGGGCCACCGTGCTGGTCGCCTTCATCGACGCCGTGGGCATCGGCATCTTCCTGGTCATCTTCGACATCCCGTTCGCCTTCCCGCTGGCCGCCCTGGTCTTTCTGGGTGCCTTCATCCCGATCATCGGTGCGACCCTCTCCGGCGGGGTGGCCGTGCTGGTGGCCCTCGTCGACAGCGGGCCGGTCACCGCGTTGATCATCCTGGGTGTGGTGATCGGGGTGCAGCAGGTCGAGGGGCACATCCTCCAGCCGTTGATCATGGGTCGGGCGGTGGCCATCCACCCCCTGGCGGTGATCATCGGGTTGGCCGCCGGTGTGGTGCTCGCCGGGATCACCGGCGCCCTGGTCGCGGTCCCGCTGATCGCGGTGCTCAACACCGCGGTACGTCGCCTCGCCGCCCGTACCGTGCCGGACACCCCGCCGGACGCGGTCGTCGTCGCCGCCCGCGCCCCCTGACCCGTCAGCTGTCGGCCAGCCGGGCCAGGGCGCCACGGACCACCTCGCGGCGGGTGGTGTACCAGAAGGGGGGCAGCGACCGGCGCAGGAAGGGGCCGTAACCGCGAGCGGTCTCCAACCGCGAGTCCAGCACGGCCACCACCCCCCGGTCGCCGGAGGCCCGGATCAGCCGCCCGACCCCCTGGGCCAGCCGGACCGCGGCGATCGGCACGCTGACCGCGGCGAAACCCGACCCGCCCTGAGCGTCCACGGCCGCCGCCCGAGCGGCGGCCAGCGGCTCGTCGGGCCGGGGGAAGGGCAGCCGGTCGATCACCACCAGTTGGCAGGAGTCACCGGGCACGTCCACCCCCTGCCACAGGGACATCACCCCGAACAGGCAGCTCGCCTGCTCCTGACGGAACCGGCGGACCAGCAGCGGCAGGGCCTCCTCGCCCTGCAACAGCACCGGCAGGTCGGTGCGGGCCCGCACCAGCTCCGCGGCCTGGGTGGCGGCCCGCCGGGAGGAGAACAACCCGAGGGTACGACCACCCAGGGCGGTGACCAGTTCCAGCAACTCCTCCCCGGCGGCGTCCGGTAGCCCGGAGACGCTGGGGCGAGGCAGGTGCGCGGCCACGTAGAGGATCCCCTGCCGGGGGTAGTCGAACGGGGAACCGACATCCAGGGAACGCCAACCCGGCCCCGAGTCGGCGTACTGGCGCGGGGCCTGGGCACCGCTGCCGCCCGAGGTCGGTGCGGTGCCGCCCGGCCGGACGGTGGCGGCGGCCAGCGCCTCCGCGGCCGGTGAGGGCGGGCTGGGGGTCGGCGCCTCAAGGCCCAACGCCCGGGCCACGGTGTCGAAGCGACCCCCCAACGCCAGGGTGGCCGAGGTGGCCACCACGGTCCGTTCGTCGTAGAGGTGGGTGGCCAGGGTGCCGGCGACCGAGAGGGGGGCTACCACCAGGGCCCGCCGGCCGGTGTTGTCGTTGCGTTCCACCCAGGCGACGTCGTGGTCGGCCTCCTCCAGCAGCCGCTGGGCGGTGGTGGACAACTCGTCCAGGACGGCCTTGGCCTGCTGCTTGCGTACCGGGTCCGGGTCGTCCGCCTTGATCTCGCCGATGGCGTCCAGGGCGGCCCGGGTAGCGGAGTCCAGCAGGGTGCACGCCTGCTGCAACGGGCTCGGCAGGCCGCCGGTGAGCCGGCCCACCGGAGCCTCGGCCAGCCCGACCGCCAAGGCGTCACCGGCCTCGGTCAGCGCCTCGGCCGTCTCCGGACGCAGCAAGGGTCGGGCCCGGCGGGCGGACCGGTCGATCAGTTCCGGGGTCAGCTCCGCCTGGGCGGCCGAGGAGACCCGGTCGGCCAACTCGTGGGCCTCGTCGACGACCAGCAGCCGGTGCGGGGGGACGATGTGCCGCCCGGCGAGCATGTCGACCGCTAGCAGGCTGTGGTTGGTCACCACGACGTCGGCCTCCCGGGCCCGGGCCCGGGAAGCCTCCGCGAAGCATTCCGCACCGTACGGGCAGCGGCCGGCCCCCACACACTCCCGGGCCGGCATGGAGACCAGCCGCCAGGCCTGGTCGTCGACGCCCGGATCCAGTTCGTCCCGGTCGCCGGTGTCGGTCTCCAGGGCCCAGTCCCGCAGGCGTTGGATCTGCTTGCCGAGTCGCCCCGCCTCACCCAGCCACCGGGTGCCCCCGCCCGGCCGCTCGGCCGGTGCGTCGAAGAGGGTGTCCGCCGGCTCGTCCTCGGTCGAGTTCTCCAGCCGGGCCAGGCAGAGGTAGTGGTGTCGGCCCTTGAGCACGGCGTAGGTCGGGCGGCGCTTCAGCAGGGGCTCGACCGCGTCGGCCAGCCGGGGCAGGTCGTGCTCGACCAGTTGGGACTGCAGGGCCAGGGTGGCGGTGGAGATCACCACCGGGCCGTCGACCGTTAGGGCGGGAGCGAGGTACGCCAGCGACTTGCCGGTGCCGGTGCCGGCCTGCACCAGCAGGTGCTCACCGGAGGCCACACACTCCTCGATCGCTGCGGCCATCTGCTGCTGGCCCGGCCGGGCGCTGCCACCGGGCACCGCGCCGACCGCGGCGGCCAACAACTCGGCGCCACCCGGGCGGTCACCGGATCGACGGGATCTGCTGCGGGTCGAGGCGGAGCCGGAGGAGGTGCGGGGCGGGGTCACCGTGGCACGGTACCCGCCGGGACCGACGCCAGCCGTATCGATCGGGTGGTGTTGCGCCGCCTTGAGCAGGAGATCGCCCTTGCGTCCGGTAACTTCCCGACGGCACCGCGTGGGCGTAATCGGTTAGGGTGCGAATCATGCCGAGCGACGTGGTCCGAGTGATCTACCGCAAGTACGACGGCAGCGCTCACCGGGACTATCCGGCCCGTCGCCTGACAGAGGACGATCTCGGCATCTGGTTGGGGGTGCCGGCCGGCACGAGTTCGGTCTATCACGGTCGCCCCTCGGTGGAGCAGATCCCCTTCGTCCTGCTGGTGCCGCACCAGGCCTGGTGGACGACGATGTTCAACCCGCCACCGCGCACCAGCGAGGTCTACTGCGACATCGCCACCCCGGCCCGCTGGGAGGGGGAGGACACCGTGCACCTGGTCGACCTGGACCTCGACGTGGTGCGGCGGCGGGAGACCGGCCTGGTGGAGTTGCGCGACGAGGACGAGTTCGCCGAGCACCGGGCCCGGTTCGGCTACCCGGACGATCTCGTGGTCGAGGCCGAGGCGGCGGCCCGTTGGCTGCTCACCGCCCTGGGCGATGGCACGGAGCCCTTCGCCACCTCGTATCGTAAGTGGCTTGCCCTGGTGCTCTGACCTCGGCGAAGGCACCTGGCCGGGGCTTGCCTGGCGGGAAATTCGCCGACGCCGAGCGGATCAGTCGGCCACGGGTGATGATGCAGCGATGGCGCACGACGGCGTGAGACGTTCGACACCCTTCCTCCCGGGTATCCACCGCTCACTTTCGGCCTCCGGCGGCACCTGGAGGCCCACCGGTGGGGACGGCGGGAAACGATGAAGGTGAACGGAAGTTGAACGGCCGGTGAATGACACCTGACCAGGGGTGGGCCGCCGAATCGCGGGTCCGGGCGTTCCCTAGCATTCCCTCAGCAGGGCGCCGGACAGCGCGCTGACACCCCTTCCGCCGACACGACGAGGTCCGTGCTGTGAGGTTTTCCTTCCGCCCCAACGAGGGCGCCTTCTACGAGCTCTTCACCAGGGCCGCGCAGAACCTGGTCCGGGGTACCGAGCTGCTCAACGAGCTTGCCCTGCCTGATGTCGAGGTGCAGTCGGTCAGTGAGCGGCTGACCGAGGTCGAGCACGACAGCGACAAGATCACCCACGAGCTGTACAAGAAGATCAACTCGACCTTCGTCACCCCGTTCGACCGGGAGGACATCTACCGACTCGGCTCCCTGCTCGACGACGTGATGGACCACCTGGAGGCGGTGGGCAACCTGCTCTACCTCTACGGGCTGACCAAGCTGCCGTCGCTGCCCCGGGAGATGCACGAGCTGGTGAACGTGCTCGACCAGCAGGCCAAGCTGACCGCCGAGGCGATGCCCCGGCTGAAGTCGATGAAGGATCTCGAGGACTACTGGATCGAGATCAACCGGCTGGAGAACGACGGTGACCAGGCGTACCGGATGCTGCTGGTCCGCCTCTTCTCCGGTGAGTACGACGCGCTGACCGTGCTGAAGATGAAGGAGGTCGCCGACGAGCTGGAGGCCGCCTGCGACGCCTTCGAGCACGTGGCCAACACCGTCGAGACCATCGCGGTCAAGGAGTCCTGATCCGGTGACTGTTACTCCGGAGCTCATCGCGGTGCTGGCGGTGATCGGGGTAGCCCTGGTGTTCGACTACACCAACGGCTTCCACGACGCCGCCAACGCCATCGCGACCAGCATCTCCACCCGGGCCCTGACCCCCCGGGTAGCCCTGGGCATGGCGGCGATCGGCAACTTCATCGGCGCCCACTTCGGCGCCGAGGTGGCCAAGACCGTCGGTAGCGGCCTGGTCGAGTTGCCGACCGGGGTGTCCAGCCTCGGCATCGTCTTCGCCGGGGTGATCGGCGCGATCGTCTGGAACCTCATCACCTGGTACTTCGGCCTGCCCTCCTCCTCCTCGCACGCCCTGATCGGTGGTCTGGTCGGCTCGACCGTCGCGGCCAGTGGCACGGTGCTCTGGAAGGGCATCGGCGAGAGCGTGATCATCCCGATGATCCTGTCGCCGATGGTCGGCTTCATCCTCGGCTACATCGTGATGATCGGTGTGCAGTGGCTGTTCCGCAACGGCCACCCGGGCAAGCTCAACCGGGGCTTCCGGTGGGCCCAGACCGCCTCGGCGGCGGCCATGTCGGTCGGTCACGGCATGCAGGACGCGGCCAAGACCATCGGCATCGTGGTGCTCGCCCTCTTCGTCGGTGGCTACCAGAGCGACCCCACCCACATTCCGGAGTGGGCCTTCTGGACCTCGGCCGCCGTGCTGGCGGCCGGTACCTACGCCGGTGGTTGGCGGATCATCCGTACCCTGGGTCGGAAGATCATCGACCTGCGGCCTCCGGAGGGCTTCGCGGCCGAGACGGTGGCCAGTGGGGTGCTCTACTTCAACGCCCTGGTCCTCGGCGCCCCCATCTCCACCACCCACACGATCACCTCGGCGATCATGGGTGTCGGCGCCACCAAGCGGCTCTCCGCCGTCCGGTGGGGGGTGGCCGGCAACATCGTCGGCGCCTGGATCCTGACCTTCCCGGCCGCCGGCTCGATCGGCGCCCTGATGTACTTCCTGGTCCGCCCCCTGTTCAGCTGAGCGGTAAGGAAGGGCCCCCTGTTAACGCCTCGCGTAGTACAGGGGGCCCTTCTTAACACCCACTCAGAGGTACGAGACCCCGATCTGGGCCCGTACCTCGTCCAGCAGCCCCATGATCTCCAGGGTGGCGGAGTGCGGCACCAGCGGGCTC from Micromonospora sp. NBC_01739 includes:
- a CDS encoding DUF47 domain-containing protein — protein: MRFSFRPNEGAFYELFTRAAQNLVRGTELLNELALPDVEVQSVSERLTEVEHDSDKITHELYKKINSTFVTPFDREDIYRLGSLLDDVMDHLEAVGNLLYLYGLTKLPSLPREMHELVNVLDQQAKLTAEAMPRLKSMKDLEDYWIEINRLENDGDQAYRMLLVRLFSGEYDALTVLKMKEVADELEAACDAFEHVANTVETIAVKES
- a CDS encoding PrsW family intramembrane metalloprotease gives rise to the protein MRPVGRAGDDYADRMADTPSGGPLPPSPPVPVAPPGGFGATGMPRRRLGWRRALVLSGAIVLIAASAIFMLFTLGTNLGLEALLIGTAAAILPVPVLVACFLWLDRYEPEPLKYLIFCFGWGAFVSTAASLLVNETAAGWFEDQGLPVALTAVLVAPFIEELTKAIAPILLLVFRRREWSGITDGLVYCGLSALGFAMVENILYLGGHGYASGAEQYGPATGAQQVIAIFILRILLFGFAHPLFTAMTGIGLGIAARTADRRVRVLAPIAGLLLAMMLHGAWNLIPTLTQATGQVLISLFGFVGVMMPIFFGMVGLAVWLRAWEGRLTERILPDYVRAGWLTPPEVAALSSLGRRHAARAWARRVAGDAGLRAMRGYQFAATRLALLRDGALRGLDRKPADRERTAREERELLDSISAYRSFFVGRDPQAPVGVWDGHRYHLRFPDGSQRVVPAPEDPVVPIPVVLAAPPPPPPYPHHPPPGWYGPRPPAPWPPQY
- a CDS encoding DUF402 domain-containing protein, translated to MPSDVVRVIYRKYDGSAHRDYPARRLTEDDLGIWLGVPAGTSSVYHGRPSVEQIPFVLLVPHQAWWTTMFNPPPRTSEVYCDIATPARWEGEDTVHLVDLDLDVVRRRETGLVELRDEDEFAEHRARFGYPDDLVVEAEAAARWLLTALGDGTEPFATSYRKWLALVL
- a CDS encoding inorganic phosphate transporter, which encodes MTVTPELIAVLAVIGVALVFDYTNGFHDAANAIATSISTRALTPRVALGMAAIGNFIGAHFGAEVAKTVGSGLVELPTGVSSLGIVFAGVIGAIVWNLITWYFGLPSSSSHALIGGLVGSTVAASGTVLWKGIGESVIIPMILSPMVGFILGYIVMIGVQWLFRNGHPGKLNRGFRWAQTASAAAMSVGHGMQDAAKTIGIVVLALFVGGYQSDPTHIPEWAFWTSAAVLAAGTYAGGWRIIRTLGRKIIDLRPPEGFAAETVASGVLYFNALVLGAPISTTHTITSAIMGVGATKRLSAVRWGVAGNIVGAWILTFPAAGSIGALMYFLVRPLFS
- a CDS encoding GroES family chaperonin, coding for MTADQNIDSGLPIRLLHDRVLVRVEGSEGERRSTAGIVIPATAAVGKRLAWATAVGVGPNVRSIVSGDRVLFDPDDRSEVELHGRGYVLLRERDVHAVAAERIEENTTGLYL
- a CDS encoding AI-2E family transporter, with product MWGGNLAYRRVFGRILSALAPLRAESCREVRLSRFERLRGRLRRAYESGRDSVRAARNTPPYVPKPARAASPEEPGPVAPPAATVVGAEPGPALHHSTSSRDDADVPHALRIAAAWSWRLIVVGVVFWALVKLVSTISIVIIPLAVAMLLSALLAPAVGWLLRARLPKSLATAVVLVAGLGAVIGTLTLVVNEFIKGVPELAAKSSQGLQQIQDWLKTGPLHLSDNDLDRYLEEAQQWVNNNTEQFTSGALSTASTLAEVLTGTVLVLFAAFFFLRDGNMIWRFVVRLLPVAARWKVDDAGRAAWATLVAYVRATVLVAFIDAVGIGIFLVIFDIPFAFPLAALVFLGAFIPIIGATLSGGVAVLVALVDSGPVTALIILGVVIGVQQVEGHILQPLIMGRAVAIHPLAVIIGLAAGVVLAGITGALVAVPLIAVLNTAVRRLAARTVPDTPPDAVVVAARAP